In the genome of Candidatus Methylomirabilota bacterium, one region contains:
- a CDS encoding molecular chaperone TorD family protein, translating to MGAVIGDRELCQFRREYYELFSVLFLREPTAELLTALGQNLEARVEAAAALHPVLGEGWREVGQFLKKEHENPKDLAAKVTDEFTPLLVGPGIPKITPCESLYLTGKLFGPPLVQIRNFMRRVGLEKREEWSEP from the coding sequence ATGGGAGCCGTGATCGGCGATCGGGAACTCTGCCAGTTCCGCCGTGAGTACTATGAGCTTTTCTCTGTCCTTTTCCTGCGAGAGCCGACGGCGGAGCTGCTGACAGCGCTCGGGCAAAACCTGGAGGCTCGCGTCGAGGCGGCAGCCGCCTTGCATCCCGTGCTGGGAGAAGGGTGGCGGGAAGTGGGCCAATTCCTCAAGAAGGAGCACGAGAATCCCAAGGATCTTGCGGCGAAAGTCACCGACGAGTTCACCCCCCTTCTTGTAGGTCCGGGCATCCCAAAGATCACCCCCTGCGAATCTTTGTATCTCACGGGCAAGCTATTCGGTCCCCCCCTCGTCCAGATCCGGAACTTCATGCGGCGGGTCGGGCTCGAGAAGCGAGAGGAATGGTCGGAGCCAGA
- a CDS encoding 4Fe-4S dicluster domain-containing protein has product MAKKVGIFVCDCNKSLPIDIGAITRSLNLPAKPKLYSRLRRDDIHPLKYHAQKEKYDRLLIGCCGEREFFLHELSTIGFQAEQIQFLNLKEECFWVHEDREAANRKAARLLRASIETAEARQQMPERPVRAGDLISIVAETPLAFSLARRLANHAKVTLLIEETSEAFDSFLPSPLPCEVNRGRVTEIQGQLGEFKIVVERTQAIDLDRCVSCMRCVPVCHTQAITAGLRLIDSKCDRCGDCLTECGEVQAIKIPRKDQQMVEADQVIFLGSQQLPPRYRRPGIHHVPTVRPEDIDRIAFDAMALIGDFMKPEFVKYNIGTCAGGYADFKGCGICIPSCPYDAIQRDPGASPSRVTVDPVSCEGCGACISACPTSALHFAEPSPRFIYTKMRALLAPVNGGEEERPVLAFHCSNTGRAALQNARALEVKLPANLLPIEVPCLRYVSEANMLAAFRLGAAGVALLGCEQCPHGERQLLLEKLDFAKIVLESFGFGGERIRLFTTEEAAHEALSALGRFATQTSPFPIKWDGQFPDKVENREIIADAIATFLEGTGRNPGRVKENTPFPFAWADVRAEGCTMCRSCVNICPVHAFKLDDEKHTLEFRYMSCVACGMCEKACPENVITLHRDLILEKAAFTYQVMVQDEMVGCLQCGKEYINKRALAAIQVKVGMLDAFLEGRADLLLMCPDCRAVKAMMEMEKGWEP; this is encoded by the coding sequence ATGGCCAAGAAGGTCGGCATCTTTGTCTGCGACTGTAACAAATCTCTCCCCATTGACATCGGGGCCATCACGCGGTCCCTGAACCTTCCGGCCAAGCCAAAGCTGTACTCCCGGCTTCGGCGGGACGACATTCATCCGCTCAAGTATCACGCGCAGAAGGAAAAGTATGACCGCCTCCTCATCGGGTGTTGTGGCGAGCGGGAATTTTTCCTCCACGAGCTTTCGACCATCGGATTCCAGGCGGAGCAGATCCAGTTCCTCAATCTGAAAGAGGAGTGCTTTTGGGTCCACGAGGACCGGGAGGCAGCTAATCGGAAGGCAGCCCGGCTCCTCCGGGCGAGCATAGAGACTGCCGAGGCGCGCCAACAGATGCCGGAGAGGCCGGTCAGGGCGGGGGACCTGATTTCCATCGTGGCCGAGACCCCCCTCGCCTTTTCGCTCGCCCGACGACTCGCCAACCATGCCAAGGTGACGCTCCTCATCGAGGAGACCTCCGAGGCCTTCGATAGCTTTCTCCCCTCGCCGCTCCCGTGCGAGGTGAATCGTGGACGGGTAACCGAGATCCAGGGGCAACTGGGCGAGTTTAAGATCGTCGTGGAACGGACCCAGGCCATAGATCTGGATCGCTGCGTTTCCTGCATGCGCTGCGTCCCCGTCTGCCACACCCAGGCCATCACGGCAGGCCTCCGCCTCATCGATTCGAAGTGCGACCGGTGCGGGGATTGCCTTACCGAGTGTGGAGAAGTCCAGGCGATCAAGATCCCCCGCAAGGACCAGCAGATGGTCGAGGCGGATCAGGTGATCTTCCTGGGGAGCCAGCAGCTACCACCTCGCTACCGGCGTCCGGGCATTCATCACGTTCCCACGGTCCGACCCGAAGACATCGACCGGATCGCTTTCGATGCCATGGCCCTGATCGGTGACTTCATGAAACCGGAATTCGTGAAGTACAACATCGGCACGTGCGCCGGTGGGTACGCCGACTTCAAGGGGTGTGGCATCTGCATCCCGTCCTGCCCTTACGATGCCATCCAACGAGACCCTGGAGCTTCGCCCTCTCGGGTCACAGTGGACCCGGTCAGTTGCGAGGGGTGTGGTGCCTGCATCTCTGCGTGTCCCACTTCGGCCCTCCATTTTGCCGAGCCCTCGCCTCGCTTCATCTATACGAAGATGCGGGCGCTCCTCGCCCCCGTGAACGGCGGAGAGGAGGAACGGCCGGTCCTCGCCTTTCACTGCAGCAATACCGGGCGGGCTGCGCTGCAAAACGCCCGGGCTTTGGAGGTCAAACTCCCGGCCAATCTGTTACCGATCGAGGTTCCGTGCCTCCGCTATGTTTCCGAGGCCAACATGCTCGCGGCGTTCCGCCTGGGGGCAGCGGGGGTGGCTCTCCTGGGCTGCGAGCAGTGCCCTCACGGAGAGCGGCAGCTTCTCCTCGAGAAGCTGGACTTCGCCAAAATCGTCCTCGAGAGCTTCGGATTCGGGGGGGAGCGGATCCGCCTCTTTACCACCGAGGAAGCGGCCCACGAGGCCCTCTCCGCTCTCGGGCGTTTCGCCACCCAGACCTCGCCGTTTCCGATTAAGTGGGACGGACAGTTTCCCGACAAGGTGGAGAACCGCGAAATCATCGCCGACGCGATCGCCACCTTCCTTGAGGGCACCGGGAGGAATCCGGGTCGTGTCAAGGAGAATACCCCCTTCCCCTTCGCCTGGGCCGATGTGCGGGCCGAGGGATGCACCATGTGCCGGTCCTGCGTCAATATCTGCCCGGTCCATGCCTTTAAGCTGGATGACGAGAAGCACACCCTGGAGTTTCGCTACATGAGCTGCGTCGCCTGTGGCATGTGTGAGAAGGCATGCCCGGAAAATGTCATCACCCTGCATCGGGACCTGATCCTGGAAAAAGCGGCCTTTACCTATCAGGTGATGGTCCAGGACGAGATGGTGGGCTGCCTCCAGTGCGGGAAAGAATACATCAACAAGAGAGCGCTCGCTGCCATTCAGGTCAAGGTGGGGATGCTTGATGCCTTTCTCGAGGGCCGGGCGGATCTGCTGCTCATGTGCCCGGACTGCCGGGCCGTCAAGGCAATGATGGAAATGGAGAAGGGATGGGAGCCGTGA
- a CDS encoding type II toxin-antitoxin system VapC family toxin, with translation MSTLLDTNFVIGLLRGASPYWEHLERLVEATVPTISAVTRSEVFAGCHPHEERVTKHLLDRFETIPVHASIADLGGRYIYRFRQRGLALHLEDALIGATAVMEGFILVTRNVGHFPMLTLGQGLIRFPD, from the coding sequence GTGAGCACTCTGCTGGACACGAATTTCGTCATCGGCCTCCTTCGGGGGGCAAGTCCCTACTGGGAGCATCTGGAGCGATTAGTGGAAGCAACGGTCCCGACCATCTCGGCGGTGACCCGGTCGGAAGTTTTCGCAGGCTGCCACCCGCACGAGGAGAGAGTGACGAAGCATCTCCTCGATCGCTTTGAGACCATCCCGGTTCACGCCTCCATTGCTGATCTTGGCGGACGATACATCTATCGGTTCCGGCAAAGAGGATTAGCTTTGCACTTAGAAGACGCGTTAATCGGGGCGACGGCGGTTATGGAGGGATTCATCTTGGTGACCCGGAACGTGGGCCACTTCCCCATGCTCACGTTGGGGCAGGGCCTCATCCGGTTTCCGGATTAG